Proteins encoded by one window of Perca fluviatilis chromosome 13, GENO_Pfluv_1.0, whole genome shotgun sequence:
- the LOC120571612 gene encoding urokinase plasminogen activator surface receptor-like, which translates to MYLLALMFGILLLPEASTLRCYVCIPNASGTCTQTSQECRQSLQCAAMRLVSYAGGSIVQVENSKGCAVAEDCGEYSVNFGIAQTKVNMKCCTTALCNTELAPEPSKSKPNGKKCYYCDGRTCTNILNCEGNEDNCISATETQGAVSVTMKGCVSKQLCTTRDQSWARKLTYSCCKGNLCNGASSRSAGLVLLAAPLLSLLVTSY; encoded by the exons ATGTATCTCCTGGCGCTGATGTTCGGGATTCTGCTTCTACCTGAAG CCTCCACCCTGAGATGTTACGTGTGTATACCGAATGCCTCGGGAACGTGCACGCAAACAAGCCAGGAATGCCGACAGAGTCTACAGTGTGCTGCAATGAGACTCGTTTCATACGCAG GTGGTTCAATAGTTCAGGTTGAAAACTCAAAAGGATGTGCTGTGGCTGAAGACTGTGGAGAGTACTCGGTCAACTTTGGAATCGCCCAAACCAAAGTTAACATGAAGTGTTGTACCACTGCACTCTGCAACACCGAGCTGGCCCCAG AACCCAGCAAATCCAAACCAAACGGTAAAAAGTGCTACTACTGCGATGGACGAACATGCACCAACATCCTAAACTGTGAGGGGAATGAGGACAACTGCATCTCAGCAACAG AGACCCAAGGAGCAGTAAGTGTGACCATGAAGGGCTGTGTATCCAAGCAGCTGTGCACCACGAGGGATCAATCCTGGGCCCGAAAACTCACATACAGCTGCTGTAAGGGGAACTTATGCAACGGCGCCAGCAGCCGCAGCGCTGGCCTGGTGCTGCTGGCCGCCCCGCTGCTCTCTTTGCTCGTGACCTCTTATTAA